A genomic region of Pongo pygmaeus isolate AG05252 chromosome 7, NHGRI_mPonPyg2-v2.0_pri, whole genome shotgun sequence contains the following coding sequences:
- the LOC129043099 gene encoding large ribosomal subunit protein eL43, with the protein MAKRTKKVGIVGKYGTRYGASLRKMVKKIEISQHAKYTCSFCGKTKMKRRAVGIWHCGSCMKTVAGGAWTYNTTSAVTVKSAIRRLKELKDQ; encoded by the coding sequence ATGGCCAAACGTACCAAGAAAGTCGGGATTGTTGGTAAATACGGGACCCGCTATGGGGCCTCCCTCCGGAAAATGGTGAAGAAGATTGAAATCAGCCAGCACGCCAAGTACACTTGCTCTTTTTGTGGCAAAACCAAGATGAAGAGACGAGCTGTGGGGATCTGGCACTGTGGTTCCTGCATGAAGACAGTGGCTGGCGGTGCCTGGACGTACAATACCACTTCCGCTGTCACAGTAAAGTCCGCCATCAGAAGACTGAAGGAGTTGAAAGACCAGTAG